The DNA region CGATGGGAAGCCTGCAGGGCGTGGGGCTTCGGGCGCATGCCGCGTCGAGTGACGGGGGCGAGACGTGGGAGGCGTTCGACCACGACCCGTGGCTCATCGCTCCCCCGACCCGAGGGGGGTTGGCGGTCGCCGAGGACGGCACGTGGGTGTTCTCGGGCCCGGCCGACACGTTGCCCCGAAGGCTGGCCCTGCGCGTCAGCCACGACCAGGGCGCGACGTGGGCGATGGGCACCGTCGTCCAAGAGGGTCCTGCAGGCGCGTCCAGCCTCACGCGGGTGGGCAAGAAGGTCGGCGTCCTGTACGAAGCCGGCCCAGCCATCCGATTCCGGTGGTGGGAGGGGGGCTGATCTGAGTTATCGGTGTCGGGCCACCATTTCGGCCAGCCGTGCCAGGCCGGCCTCCAGGTTGTCTCTTGGCGGGCCGAAGGAGAACCGTACGGTCTGCTCCAGGGGCGACGGCGCGGGGCGCCGGCGGTGCGGGTTCACGTCGAAGAACTCGCCCGGGACTGTGAGCACGTTGTGCAGGAATGCGGCCCGCATGAACCCGATTCCCGTGTTGAGAGGCGAGGGGAGTTCGGCCACGCTGCCAAACGCGTAGAACGTGCCCTCGGGGTCTCTCGCGAAGGTGACGCCCATGGCCTTGAGGGCGTCCAGCGTGAGGCGTTGCTTCTCGGCGAACACGGCCCGGGTCGCGGACGTCTCGCGGTCGGCCTGTTCGGGCTCGAGGGCGCGCAGGGCGGCCTTCTGGATGGGCCGGCACGGACCGCCGTCGAGGAACGATCCAGCCGCGGTGAGGGTTTGGATCACCTTCTTCGGCGCCACGACCCAGCCCATGCGCCACCCCGGATAGCGGAACGACTTGGTCAGGCCGTCCACGATCACCACGGGATCCTCGTCCACGTCCTCCACGTAGGCGGCCGAGCTCACGGGTCCTTGCGCGCCGTTCGCATAGAAGTAGTGCGAGTAGAACTCGTCCATCAGCAGCGTGCAGGACCGTTCGCGCGCGAGGCGCACCCACTCCCGCAGCTCGTCGCCCCACACCACGGTGCCCGTGGGATTGCACGGGTTGCTGATCAGGAGCGCGCCGAGACGTTCGTCGGTCACCCTCCGCTCCAGTGCGTCCGGCTCGATGCGAAAGCCCGTCGACGGTTCCAACTCGATCCAGACGGGGTCGACGCCCGAGAACGTGGTGAGCAGGTCCTCGTAGGCCGTGTAGTCGGGGGTGAAGTAGCCGAGCCGCTGGTGGGCGAGGGCCGCGCCGATCCGGGTGAGCGCCGCCCGCCCGCCCGGGGCGATAGCCACGTTCTCAACGGTGTATTGGGAGGGCTTGCCTTGCCGGTACAGGCGGTTCATATAGTCCGCCACGGCTTCGCGCAGTTCGGGGATGCCCTCGACCGGACCGTACGCGTGATCGGCGGCCTCGATCGGCATCGAGTCGATGCGTGGAGGGGCGCCGTCGATCATCCCGACCTCCGGCTGGCCCTGGCCTAGGTTCGACCACGCGGGATCGCCCATTCGGTAGCCGATCTTCATCGCCTCCACGTTCACGCGGATCACTCCCATGAAGGGAAGGTCGCGGAAGGCGGAGGGGTTGTCGGTGGCGTGCATTCGCCAGTGATACCCGGTGCCGCGGGGGCGGGTCCGCCCCTGCGGCGTTTGTCGTTTGTCGCTTAGGAGTTGGCGGGGGCGGTCGATCCGCTCCATTCCGAGGACCGGCGCCGTGCGAGCCATCCGTCGACCGAGAACGCGCCTGCGCCCTTCCAAATCAGCGTGGCGGCCATCGGGATCGCAAGCAGGAAGAACTCGATTCCCTCGCCTTGCTGGGCGCCCATCCAGTTCATGAAGAACCCGTTGGGAAGGTGCACCTTGAGCATGGCGACCGCCAGCACCGTGCCGATGCCGAACGCGGCGATGCGCGTGAGGAAGCCGAAGATCAGGCCGAGCGCTCCAAAGAACTCGGCGACGATCGCAAGGAAGGCGAACGCGGCGGGGATCCCCATCTGTTGGGTGAAGAATCCCATCGTGCCGTCGAAGCCGTTGCCGCCGAACCAGCCCAGCAGCTTCTGCGCGCCGTGCGCGAACATGACCGTTCCCAGCGCGATCCGCAAGAGGGTCAGCGCTCCGTTGTCTCGAGTCGAAAGCAGTGTTTTCATCGTTCCTATCTCCTGCAACTGGGGGCCGCCGGCTCTCGTCCGGGCCATTGCTTGTATTAGCAATAGTTGCTATGTCAATCATTATTCCACAAAAATAGTTGACAATGCAACTATCATGGTAAAATTCCATCCGTGAGACTTCCCAAGGAGCAGCACGAGGCATGGGTCGCCTTCTTCGTCGGCCACGGCCTCCTCACGAAGAAGATCGAGCACGCGCTAGCCGTGGCGGGTTGCCCGGGGCTCGAGGTCTACGACGTCCTGCTCGCGTTGGAGATGGCGCCCGACCAGAGGTTGCGGATGTCGGATCTGGCCAATGCGATCGTCTACTCGCGCAGCGGACTGACCCGACTCGTGGACCGGTTGGAGCGCCTCGGTTGGATTCGTCGCGAGCGCTGCCCTCAGGATCGAAGGTCCACGTACGCCGTGTTGACGGACGCGGGGCTTGCAGCGCGCGAATCTGCGTGGCCGGTGTACCGCACGGCGATCCAAGAGCACTTCGGCTCAAGGATGAGCGCCGAGGAGGCTCGGACGCTGGCCGAGATCCTCGGAAGGTTTGCGGCGCACCCCCTGTCCGAATGCGGGGGAGCCGCCGACCCCCACCCGCCGACCAACGGCGGGACCGTAGCCCCTCGCGCGCGGGGATAATCGAAGGAAGGAGACATGCAATGGCAAATATCAGTGAAATCGAAGGAATCGGGCCCGCCTACGGGGAGAAACTGGCCGGGATCGGCGTGAACACCGTGGAAAAGCTGCTCGAGCGTGGCGCGTCCAAGAAGGGGCGCGAAGAGATCGCCGAGGCAGCCGACGTGAGCGAGACGCTGGTGCTCAAGTGGGTGAACCGCGCGGACCTCGCCCGAATCAAGGGCATCGGCTCGGAGTACGCCGACCTCCTGGAAGGGTCCGGTGTGGACAGCGTCCCCGAGCTTGCGCAGCGCAACCCCGCGAACCTTGCCGCGAAGATGGTCGAGGTCAACCGGGAGAAGAGCCTTGTCCGCCAGGTGCCCGTCGAGAGCGAGGTCGAGCGTTGGGTCGCCGAGGCGAAGGTGTTGGGTCGGGTGGTCACGCACTAGGGCATCTCCAGCAATTCGGCCGGTGTCCGGGCGCGGATCGCGTGCCGAAAATAGGCGGTGATGGGGCTCTTTGCTGTAATCGCAGGCGTGGTCATGGGTTGGAGCGGCACCGCTCCCGATGTGAGCCAGGCGTCGATCCCGAACCGTCCGGTCGTCGGTGCCGTGTTGGGCACGCGTTTTGAGATGACCGAGGCGGTGATGGAAGCCGACGGACGAAGTGCGACGTACTCCCAGGATCTCGGCTCCGATGAGATACGACCCTACAAGTTCCGGATTCGAGACCACGGGCCGGGGCGTGCCGACCGCACGATCTACTTTCGGATCAACGCGGATTGGGATCAGCGATTGGATGGAAAGACCCTAACTTGGAAACCGAGCGCCTTCAGCTCCCCGGAGGACCTGAAGCAGAAGCTGATGCACCTTGGCGCAGTAAGGTTCCCGAGAGGGATCGTGAAGGTCACGGTGTCGACCCTCCCGGCGGGAGGCGGCACGGCCTCGTCAGTGGACTTCCGCGAGCAGTACTCCGTGCGGCTCGAATTCGGCAAGGTGAAGGACGGTACCCTTCCCGGCAAGGTTATCCTCGCCCTTCCCGACACCAAGAAGAGCTGGATTGCCGGCACCTTCCGGGCCGAGTATCGCGTTGAGAATTGTCTCGGAAGATCTACTCATACCCGGGCCTTGACCCCAACTCGAATTCGTAGAGCACCCGTACTCCCGCCGCATCAAGCTCTGGCAGCGCCTCGAACCGCTCGATGAGCGGCGACGGGTCGGCCCCATTGGGCACGGCAAGTCCCGCCAGCAACTGAAACTTGTGCGCCAGGATGTCGCGAAGATTCGCCGTGGTGTTGCGCGCGTGGCCTGCGGGGTACATCACCAAGCCGCTGTCGTGGCGCGTGCCGGCGGTGTCCTCGATCACGATCGACGTGGGGATGCCGTCGGGGTATTTCGCGTCGTAATCGGGACCGCCGTGGCGAAACTCGATGCGCTCCATCAGTGCTCGGGTGACCGGGTGGAAGATTGCCGTGTCGGCCACCTGGTAGTCGTACGGATCGAGCATCAGGGCCTTCCAGATCGCGTCGTTGCCTTGGGGCAGTGAGCCGCGTTCCAACGCCTTTCGGATGAGTGTCGCCACGATGTAGGCCATCGAATGGTCGGCGCTTTGGCGCGTGTGCGGGTCCTTCTTCATCGGATTGCCGATGATGCCGAACGCCGGCTCGTAGGCTACGATCTCGATGCGACGGATGCGCGCGCCCGAGGGATCCTCGAGGAGCTCGGGGGCCGACGCCAGGAGGTCGATCGCGCCCTGCAGCGCGCCTGCGGACTGGTGTTCGTACAGCCCAAGCTTGAAGTGCATGCCCATCACGGCGAAGTCGTCGCTGCGCATCGCGAGGACCAGGTCGAAGGGGCTGTCGCCTTGCTCCTTCCAGCGGGCGGACCCTTCGGTCGTCGGTTCGAAGTAGCGCCAGATCGCCTCGGGGTTCCGAAAGATGTCCTTCGGGCCCGTGAATCCCGCCAGAGAGCGCTTCATGCAGAGGATCGCGGCCTCGGTGCTGATCGCGGCGCTGGCACCCTTGGAGTCGGATAGCTGCTTCCCGGCCCGAATCGCGCGCCAGGGGATGAAGTGCGCGACGAACATGCCGATCGCAGACTCGATCTGCTCGGCCGTCGCACCCATCAAGGCGCCGTACGCGGCGGCAGAGCCGATCGCTCCGTGTACCACGTGGTCGATCTTGTAAGTCTTGAGGCTGAACACCTCGGCGAGCCTGCCTCGAATCTCGTCGATGAGGACCATGGCTTTGAGGGCGGTCGCGCCGTCGAGCCCCTGTTGCTGGCACGCAGCGATCGCCACGGGATAGAAGTCGTTGTGCCCGAACTCGCCCGCGGTGTGGCCAAGGGCGGGGTTGTAGCCGAAGTTGGTGCCGTTCGAGTCCCACTCCCGCACGGCCGAACTGTTGGAGACCACGGCCTTCTCCGCCTTCACCCGGGCCTCGGAACCGAACACGGCCGCACCCTGGGGATCGGGATACTCCAGCGCTTCCCGCCGAAGAAGGGTGGGCGCGTTCGTGCCCAACGAGAGGGCCGAGAGTCCGCACAGCACGGCATCGGTATGGAACAGGCGGGTGCGTTCAAGCACTGCGGGTGCCGGTTCGCCGGAGCGCATGAATTCGAGGGCGTACCGCCCAAGGCCGAGGGCTTGGTTCGAGTCGCGCGAAAGGGTGGTGAAGTCGCTCATGGGACGGGGAGATTATGGCGCGAGACCGCGGGGGGCGGCTCATCCTCCCTGGGAGTGCGCCCGCTTGCGCGTCGCCCTGAATCTGGGAGTGCGCGCGCTTGCGCGTCGCCCTGAATCTGGGAGTGCGCGCGCTTGCGCGTCGCCCTGAATCTGGGAGTGCGCGCGCTTGCGCGTCGCCCTGAATCTGGGAGTGCGCCCGCTTGCGCGTCGCCCTGAATCTGGGAGTGCGCCCGCTTGCGCGTCGCCCTGAATCTGGGAGTGCGCGCGCTTGCGCGTCGCCCTGAATTCGCCGAACTTGTTCGGCTCCCCGTCCGCGCGGCGAGCCGCTCGGGTGCAAGGCGACGACCAAGGTCGCGCACTCCCAAGGCGACGAGCTAGACTGTTTCGGTGCAGATTCGACCCTTGCACGCGGACGACTCGTTCGAGGAGCTCACGGCGCTCATCCGGGCGGCGTATGCCCAGCTCGCCGCCCTCGGTTTTCGCTACTGGGGAACGTATCAGAGCGTGGAGGACACCCGCCATCGGTGCGCCTCGGGCACCTGTTTGGTGGCGCTGGCGGAAGGCCGGATCGTGGGCACGGTGCTGCTCAAGGAGATCTTCGACGAGGACGACCCCGCGCTGTACCTCGAGCCGGGCACCCGTGTGGTCAGCCAGTTCGCCATCTTGCCGGAGTTACAGGGGCGGGGCACCGGGAGCAAACTCCTCAAAGAGGCCGAGCGGGTGGCGCGTCGGGCCGGAGCAAGCCAGGTCGCGCTCGACACGGCGGAGGGGGCGGCGCACCTGATCGCCTTCTACGAGAAGCGCGGGTACCGCTTGGCCGGCACGGTCGACTGGCACGACACGAACTACGTGAGCGTGCTGATGGCCAAGACGCTGGACTAGGGCCATATTCGCCAAGCAACCCTGTCAAGCTTCGCCTGCCAACCTGAGGAAGGCGATCCAGTCGGAGACCAGGTGAGTCTTGCGTGCAGGGCCTTGGTGCTGGGATTAACCCAGGGGCCGCTTGGCTCACTTCGTCGATTCAAGACCAAGGCAACGCCGAATGGAAGCATCAAGCTGGAGAGCGCGGCCCAACCGAAGTTGATTCTCAGGCTCAAGCAGGGTCGATAGAAGATCGGCTGTGTTCGGTTCGATCAGCGGACGGTGCGTCCAATAGGGTCTCGTCTTGGCCAGCACCAACTTGCCGCACAAGAGAACCGGGTTCTGCAGACTGCCACCCGCAATCGTCAGGGCGCAAGATGCGTCCCAAATCCGCTTGTCTTTGCGGTGCCGCCGCCACACCGCATGTACGGTTGGGCTCAGGGCGTCGACAACAAGTCTGAGCTCCTCGCTGAGACGAAGAGCCTCTCGCTCGTTCGACGCGATGACGAATCCTCGGGGGAAGATCTTCGTGGGCACGTTACGGCTCAATTGGCTGCGGAGTCATCAACAGCGTGGGCGGGGTCTCTGTGTTCAACTCCAGATTTGGCTTTGGGGAGCCTCAGCTTCCCCAGGAAGGGGAGGTCGGTCTCTTGTATCGACATGAGCGCGAAGAAGATCACCAGATAGCTCGCAAGTGTCCCGGAGCAGAGCAACACCGCGATCCAGACAATCGAGGAGATACCAACAACTAACGCTGTGATCGCGAGGAATTGCCTCCCTGCGTCCCGAGTCAACCCACCGGTGCGGATTCGAAAAACCGAGGCGACCGTCCCAAAGAGGCCGCAAACCGCGAGCGGAATCAAGATCATCAGGTAACCGCCCGGAAAGACCCATCGAAGGGGATCCGAGAATCCATGTTCAAGAGAGATCGTCACCGACCCGACGCCACAGGCAAGAGTGAACGCGGCCAGAACGAGCGCGTGAACGACTTGGCGAGTGGCGATCCGCATGCTGGGCTCCTACATCCCAAAGAGTGTTGGGCTGATCGGTTGCAGGGTGAACACTTCTACATGCTTGGCCCAATGAGGGTTTCGTTTCCGTGGTGCAGATCCGACCAGGATCTCCGTCATACGGTTTGGTCGGGACGCACGTGCTCCCATTGTCACCCTGAGGATCGAGCGACGCGTACCGTAGCTAGACAACACCGAATCGAAGCATCCAGTGCTTCCCGGTCCTGCCAAGGTGGGCGTTCAGCTGAGCCTTCGTTCCTAGCGCTCAAGAATCATCTGGCGAACAAGTCCGGGCAAAGATGATGCCAGAATCGCGACGACCCAATAGGCTGAATGGCGGAAATTACGGACTCCGCAAACTCGCATGGCGATGTATACGGTGGCGAACAGAAAGATTCCTGCCACGTCGCAAATGACTAGGGCTTCCGCCTGATCAGATGGAGACTTGATTGCAAAAAGAACCCCCGCGATGCCCCAGAACACCAGGACGACAATCGCAAGGAACGACGTCTCAATCGTTAGTGACCGAATGCGGACAATGCTGGCATAGGTGATCGTGACCGCACAAGCAGCAATGATTGCATAGGTACACGAAAAGCCGACAATCACACCGATGACGGTCAGGGAGAGACTGATGCCGGTGAAGACCAATTGCGCTATGGTGAGGCTTGGACCTTCCTCCAATTCATCCTCATGTGTCATCGAACTTCGCTGCTGCCGTTGCTCGTTGGGTTCGTTTGAGGTTCTTCCCTTGCAGCGTCCTTCTGAAACTTGTCACCTGCCAAAAGGAGATCGCCAATTCTCGCTAGAGCAAGGGCCAACGCTGCATAGATCCCAAAGAGAGCGGTGACTGCGACGTCTATGGGTCGAATGTCGGGACGTTTTACAAGAGCGGAAATGCTAAGGCATCCCGTTAGGAGGATCAGGCCCCACAGCCAAAAGCCGACCCGCAGCCGTCTCAATCCCTGCTCCAGACTTCTCGAAATGAGTGCGCACAGGAGGAGTGTCAGCGCTACGTGGAAGAGCGCATAAGCAAGACTCCAAGTGAACCCAGTCATGAAATCCTCGACCTACGATCAAGACAATAAATCAAACTGCTGCATCCATTCTACACTGGATCGTTACTGCTATTGGAGGATCTCTGGCTTCGGCACGGTGCTATTCCCGTCGTCTCGGCAATCCACATAGTACCAAGACGTAGCAGGATGCCAAAGTGCTTAGAACAGCCAACGCTACCAACACTCGGGCATAGGTTGGACCAGCGACCTTGAGCATGGACATACCCAAGAGGACGGGTGCGTAGAAGCCAACAACTATGTAGAGTGCTCGATCGGCTTTCGAAGCGATTCTTGCCATCCCTGATCTTGGGCGGAGTCTTGCGATGGCCACGATCGCCAAACAGAATGTCAATGTTGCGATCATGACCGCAACGTGATCAACCACGCCAATCCTCCTGGTCGAGCATGCATGCCGTCAGAATGAATCTCTTTGGCGGGAGTCCATGCGTTCTCCAACGGCGCCGATCCAATTTCACGGTTTCTTGATCGAGCTATTGATCCTCAAGACTCGCATCTGTAGGTCGCGCAATTCTCGTTGGCCATAGACCCAGTCCCAGTCATCGCCCCGAAACGCGGACCACACACCTGCACAAGCGACTACAACCCAGAGAAGGCCGATCGACAAGCAGATAGCCCGAATCATACCATGGCTCTTAGGTCCGAGTACGCAGAGCAGACCAAGCAACATGAGGAAAATCAATGCGCTCGTAACGCCATAGATCCATATGAGGGCGACGCTGAAGCCGACTACTCCGGTCACGCCTTGTTGAAGAGCGTCGCCTTGATCCATCAGCTTGATTCGAAGGGAGTTGTCGCCGCCCAGGATGAGCTTTGTCGCGAACCACCAACCCCCTCCATAGTACAGCGACACCGCGAATCCGAAGATCGCGATCGCAATCAGAAGACCGGCTCTGCGTTGGAGCGCCCGCTTGATCGATCGTCAGGTTCTCGATGCCCCTTCTCTGTCACCCGTCATGTTCCCTGCAGGCAGCCCAACTCCTGCGAGCCCCTTCATCGTCTCCCCCAT from Fimbriimonadaceae bacterium includes:
- a CDS encoding pyridoxal phosphate-dependent aminotransferase, with the protein product MHATDNPSAFRDLPFMGVIRVNVEAMKIGYRMGDPAWSNLGQGQPEVGMIDGAPPRIDSMPIEAADHAYGPVEGIPELREAVADYMNRLYRQGKPSQYTVENVAIAPGGRAALTRIGAALAHQRLGYFTPDYTAYEDLLTTFSGVDPVWIELEPSTGFRIEPDALERRVTDERLGALLISNPCNPTGTVVWGDELREWVRLARERSCTLLMDEFYSHYFYANGAQGPVSSAAYVEDVDEDPVVIVDGLTKSFRYPGWRMGWVVAPKKVIQTLTAAGSFLDGGPCRPIQKAALRALEPEQADRETSATRAVFAEKQRLTLDALKAMGVTFARDPEGTFYAFGSVAELPSPLNTGIGFMRAAFLHNVLTVPGEFFDVNPHRRRPAPSPLEQTVRFSFGPPRDNLEAGLARLAEMVARHR
- a CDS encoding DoxX family protein; protein product: MKTLLSTRDNGALTLLRIALGTVMFAHGAQKLLGWFGGNGFDGTMGFFTQQMGIPAAFAFLAIVAEFFGALGLIFGFLTRIAAFGIGTVLAVAMLKVHLPNGFFMNWMGAQQGEGIEFFLLAIPMAATLIWKGAGAFSVDGWLARRRSSEWSGSTAPANS
- a CDS encoding MarR family transcriptional regulator yields the protein MRLPKEQHEAWVAFFVGHGLLTKKIEHALAVAGCPGLEVYDVLLALEMAPDQRLRMSDLANAIVYSRSGLTRLVDRLERLGWIRRERCPQDRRSTYAVLTDAGLAARESAWPVYRTAIQEHFGSRMSAEEARTLAEILGRFAAHPLSECGGAADPHPPTNGGTVAPRARG
- a CDS encoding DUF4332 domain-containing protein, with product MANISEIEGIGPAYGEKLAGIGVNTVEKLLERGASKKGREEIAEAADVSETLVLKWVNRADLARIKGIGSEYADLLEGSGVDSVPELAQRNPANLAAKMVEVNREKSLVRQVPVESEVERWVAEAKVLGRVVTH
- a CDS encoding MmgE/PrpD family protein codes for the protein MSDFTTLSRDSNQALGLGRYALEFMRSGEPAPAVLERTRLFHTDAVLCGLSALSLGTNAPTLLRREALEYPDPQGAAVFGSEARVKAEKAVVSNSSAVREWDSNGTNFGYNPALGHTAGEFGHNDFYPVAIAACQQQGLDGATALKAMVLIDEIRGRLAEVFSLKTYKIDHVVHGAIGSAAAYGALMGATAEQIESAIGMFVAHFIPWRAIRAGKQLSDSKGASAAISTEAAILCMKRSLAGFTGPKDIFRNPEAIWRYFEPTTEGSARWKEQGDSPFDLVLAMRSDDFAVMGMHFKLGLYEHQSAGALQGAIDLLASAPELLEDPSGARIRRIEIVAYEPAFGIIGNPMKKDPHTRQSADHSMAYIVATLIRKALERGSLPQGNDAIWKALMLDPYDYQVADTAIFHPVTRALMERIEFRHGGPDYDAKYPDGIPTSIVIEDTAGTRHDSGLVMYPAGHARNTTANLRDILAHKFQLLAGLAVPNGADPSPLIERFEALPELDAAGVRVLYEFELGSRPGYE
- a CDS encoding GNAT family N-acetyltransferase, producing MQIRPLHADDSFEELTALIRAAYAQLAALGFRYWGTYQSVEDTRHRCASGTCLVALAEGRIVGTVLLKEIFDEDDPALYLEPGTRVVSQFAILPELQGRGTGSKLLKEAERVARRAGASQVALDTAEGAAHLIAFYEKRGYRLAGTVDWHDTNYVSVLMAKTLD